One Physeter macrocephalus isolate SW-GA chromosome 7, ASM283717v5, whole genome shotgun sequence genomic window, ACCGATGTAGGTTTAAAGTCTATAAAGGAAAAAGCAATCATGGGAAGTGACTTGGACTTCAGAGACCCTGACATAGCAGGAAAACATTCATTAAGTATTCCAAGATAATTAGCTCAAAGGCAGAACATTTTGGAGGACAAAGCACTAAGACAAATGAGTGTTAAAGAATGTGATTTCCCCCCATTTTTCTAGGATTAGCATGTCTGATTATATTCTCTGCTGTGTTGCCAGAATTAATGACCTCAGCACAACCGAGCGAAAGCACAGACTTGATTTATATCATGAACGCCTCGTTTCTGGCTTGTCAGCAACACATCCAGAACACAGGTGCTTGCCAGCAGAGCTGGAGCCATTACTGACGGGTCTTCCATCCTCACCCCACATCCCTCACTCGACGACAGATGTAATCCCCAAGTCCGTGGGCCATCACCATGTTTCCTTTTAGAATAAAAGTATgtttccatccctcccttccattTTTCTATGGCCATTCACACGTATCTTCTCACGGACTGGTTTGATGCCCTGAACATCCGGACTAGATGAAACACACACGTGGCGGAACTGTGCTCAATCAGTATGATTCCACACTTGAATCTCACTGACGAAACTAAGACAGCTCCCTAAACACTGGGCCGTAGCTTTCGTCGTTATATCTTCGAGGTTTTCTGTGGAGGGTGGAATGAGGGAGAGCGGGACGGGTTCCAGCAGACTGACTGAAGGCTCACTAGGAAGACTCGGGTCTAAACCTTCCTGCTCGGGTGGACACAACATAACGGAGCAGATGTCGCCCATCAAATGTCTACAAAGTACACCTGGGCCCTTGGTAAGACCAGCACTTTGAGTGCTGGGCGGGGAGTGCACTTAGCCCTTTCTTTCCGTCTCATCTCGCACTGCCCCCATCCCTCAAAGCCTAGTGTCCACTCCGTTTCTCCACCACCATCCCGTGGAGCTCCTCTGACCACTGAGCCCACTGGCTCTTCCCCTCATTTGCAAAACTACCCATGGCCCACACCATAAGTGGCTCTCGTAGGTATCATTTTAAACTTGATTTTGTCTTCTCCTCCCACATGGGTTTATGCTCTTTGAGAAATGTCCCTGTTTGGGCCCGACATCTACCCCCAAAACACAGGTGACAACCATCTGATTGGCTCGTGCCGAGACAACAGTGGCAAGTGTTTGTTTCGGGGGGCCTGCTTCTCTACGGGGAATGAGAACTTTCACTCATTTTCCCTCTAAGTATTAGGACGAGGACCTCGCAGTCTCAACTGATGGTTATTTATGACTGAAAGATGATACCTTCCTTAACctaacaataaacatttttcctaagaaataaCCGACAACACAGCTGACCTTTTAAAACTTCACAACTGTCTACTTTCCCATAAGTAATGTTACCAGTGAAGTTTTAAATAACAGCAATATCTCACTAGGAAACGATGATATATAACATAATCAAAAGCATGCCTGTTACTGCTGCACAAAAAAGAGTTCTTTGTTTAccctacttaatatttttttggtttttattgctGAAATATGTGAAATTAGAGACCGTCTGGAGGAATAGTAATCACAAACAAGAACACGCTGTCCAGTCTAAAGGATTCTAtcccaagaaaatattaaataagaccCAGATGATGATGGATTATATAACGTATACATTCCTGTGGAGATGAATAGTCCTGAAAAGCTAAATCTTTCAAGTTTAGCTACGTTTTCCCTTGCTAGTAATATTTTACACAATCTGTGTTCTCTAAATGATTCATGTTCAGGGCTGAATTTGTCCTAATTGAATAAGTAGCTTCTAGTGGCTCAAAGAGCAAAACAACTTCAACCGAGTATTCACATGACTCAGGTCCCTCATCTCTTTATTCAAACATTTCCCAACTGTGTATGTAACTAAACCTCTGTGAGCATTTCTAGCGAAGGTAACGGATTGGAAAGCACCATGGGCATTCCAATTACTTATGTCTGAATGCCAGCATCCATGACTGCTCCAAGGAACACGAATTGATCCTATACGCCACTGAAAGTGCTGGTGAAAAACCCAGCGCTGGTGAAGTGCTGCCCATTATTTTTGGTGGGGCAGCGTCAGGCCCTGGCAGCTGCTTCTCACAGAGACCGCATCTTTCGCGGGAAGATTAGATTCCGACACCAAAGCCTGTTCTCACCCTCGCCAGACAACTCTCATGTCTCCCGGGGACCTGATAAAGCTTTCAGGGCGGACTGCAGGACACAAGAGCATCAGAGATCCCAGCACAAGCAATTTTGAATTATGCCacaattacacatttttaaagcacaaagtAGCGGAAGCTCAATACGTTTAGTGCTGTTATGAGGCAGGTGGAAGCAGGTTCATTTCCCCAGCCCGTGTAGTTTACTATATTAACTTATATCAAGCAAGAATGTCCTCGAAACAGATCTAAAAGTTGTGGTAATGACTACTTTGACAAAACTGTATTAGTGGCTCAATTTGACAGATATCaaagcttttcattcttttatgttttaaatattctaaatcaATTTAAGAGTTTGAAAAATGCTGACTAGGGCAGAAATATacgacttcttttttttttcgaaGTCAGagaatactttattaaaaatatgcagaATCTCAATCAAGCACTCACTAATCAGCAaccagagatgatcatactaagtgaagtaagccagacagagaaagacaaataccatatgatatcccttatatgtggaatctaaaatatgacacaaatgaacttatctatgaaacagaaacagactcacggacatagaggacagacttgtggttgccaagggggagggtgttgggggagggatggagtgggaggctggggttagcagatgtaagcttttatatataggatggataaacaacagggtcctactgtatagcacagggaactatattccatatcctgtgatgaaccataatggaaaagaatatgaaaaagaatatataaatgtacaagtgagtcactttgctatgcaGCAGTAATtgacatgacattgtaaatcaactatacttcaattaaaaaaaataacaatcaagcactaatcaagacagtatcaGAGTAAAACCAGTTCATGGTTAATAATCCATGTTAAAGGATGAGTTACTAGCAACAAACCATAACAACTAACACTTCTTGGGCACTGACTTCCGTACAGAGCACTGttgtataatttttcttatctcatttaatcctcatagttACCACCCCATTCATTAgaacccccatttcacagatgaggagactgaggcacagggtAGCGGTGCACAGGATAAGAACCTCCAGCTAGTAAGTGCTGGAGTGGGGCTGGAAGCCTGTGATTCCAGCGGTCCTGCCACAGCTGCCCCTGTATAATTCTACTAACAATAATGTAAGTATTGGTGAGTAGGGATGGAGGGTTGTAAGGGTTTccataaaattcccttttttgttGGTTTGCTATCTAGATCATGGTAAAACAAACATGTACCAGATTTTCTTCACAGCAATGACAAGACCTGTGTGGTTCACTTTACGTCCCACTCACAGACTGcatttggaaacaaagaaaattcgACAGAgtgattgtattagtttcctagggctgctgtaacaaagtgcaGCACACTGGGTgccttagaacaacagaaatgtcttGTCTCACAGCTGGGGAGGCCGGACCATAacctgtgatgaaccataatggaaaagaatatgaaaaagaatatataaatgtacaagtgagtcactttgctatgcaGCAGTAATtgacatgacattgtaaatcaactatacttcaattaaaaaaaataacaatcaagcactaatcaagacagtatcaGAGTAAAACCAGTTCATGGTTAATAATCCATGTTAAAGGATGAGTTACTAGCAACAAACCATAACAACTAACACTTCTTGGGCACTGACTTCCGTACAGAGCACTGttgtataatttttcttatctcatttaatcctcatagttACCACCCCATTCATTAgaacccccatttcacagatgaggagactgaggcacagggtAGCGGTGCACAGGATAAGAACCTCCAGCTAGTAAGTGCTGGAGTGGGGCTGGAAGCCTGTGATTCCAGCGGTCCTGCCACAGCTGCCCCTGTATAATTCTACTAACAATAATGTAAGTATTGGTGAGTAGGGATGGAGGGTTGTAAGGGTTTccataaaattcccttttttgttGGTTTGCTATCTAGATCATGGTAAAACAAACATGTACCAGATTTTCTTCACAGCAATGACAAGACCTGTGTGGTTCACTTTACGTCCCACTCACAGACTGcatttggaaacaaagaaaattcgACAGAgtgattgtattagtttcctagggctgctgtaacaaagtgcaGCACACTGGGTgccttagaacaacagaaatgtcttGTCTCACAGCTGGGGAGGccggaagtctgagatcaagctGTCGGCAGGGCCATGCCCGTCCAGAGGCACTAGGGAAGGTCTGTTCCAGGCCTTTCTCCCGGCTTCTGGCAgttcttggcttgtggcagcagaACTCCAGTCCTCTCGTGCCGTTCTCCCTGGGTGCGCGTCTGTCCCTGtttccacatttttctctttttatgaggacaccagtcatactggatcagggcccaccctaatctcattttaacttgttACCTCTGTgaagaccctctctccaaataaggtcacatcctgaggtctgggtgggggttaggactccaacaaaTCTGTTTTTAgcggacacaattcaacccataacagtgaCGATAATAATAGGACTTGGAGCCCTGATGTAAACTAAGCAGATTTAGGGATGATATCAAACGAAACATGCAGTTCCTCAcgtttataaaatattcaatgcCTACCTCACCTTGTAAAATGGCCCAAAGAACTGCAGCAAGTTTAGTACTTCATGGGATAAGGTTTGAAAAGTTCTGATTTAAGGCTCATAATTAACACTGaaagacttcattcattcattcaaaataatattaagtgCCAGGCAAAACTTAGCAGGCAATTTTCATGACTTTTTCTTAACCTACCTAGAATTCTACCTGACAAAGGCAAGACGGAGAAACAGGGATGGTTCTTAACCAGACATCTGTAACTGAACTGCTGACACGTGAAGGATGCAtttcattattctattttcaCGCCATTCATGTCTATTTTTCATTGAATAACTCTGtcaggtttattttaaattagcaGGTCATTCAAAATGGCCTTTTAGATGGCTGGGGTTTGCTCCCATCCTTAATTACAAGTTCTATCATAAATGTGGCACTCTCTCTGGCGGGAAAAACATGTTCTTCTGCCTTTGGGTACGGACAACAGAAACAAGCCCTGTCtccatcatattttctttttcaaaagctgTAACAAACAGCATTCCAACCACACGTGGACATGCTCCAATGCCAACTCTCCCTCATCTGTTACATACTTTTAAATTAGACTAACAgttatttcaaatgtattttgaaaaaaggTAAAAGTTATTCCCGAAGATCAAGGAAAGACATGCATTCTATGTGTAATAGAAAGTACtgtttaaaaatacttgtttGCATATACTTTCTAATATGCTTCAAAGAAGTCAAAGGTTCAATCAAAAGAAGGGAAGTAAAACTGAATGAGCAGTGAAGAATCACAGGCAGACAGTAAAGGGCTCAGTTCCTGGCACCCAGTGGGGGAATCAATAAATGCTCGCCCGTCATTAGGAAAACACAGATCAATCAAGATGTAAATGAAATGCACCCATCCCCAAGCTTCTAGGTCTCCGTTTACTAGAAAATTCTAGGCAAAATATATACTTAGAACTCaataaaaacaatattgagaTGGCATGTTGTAATAGGGAGAAAAGCATGTGTATGTCTGTTAGAGACACTGAAAATGTAAGTGTGCTGGTGAATCTCAACAGTAAGGAAAGCACAAAaagcagttttagttttttgtggcAAGTtagtaagaaattaaaaaaataaaattcctgctTTCCAGCTGAAGATTTAAGACCATTATCTCAATTCTCTAACCCCAGGAACAGACAGCCACGACACAGGATCAAACCAGAGACGGTAAATACCAGgcattttgttattctttttaggTTCCCACTGGTGTCTACTCTGGAGGGAGCTTGAGATTTAAGACTCGGTAGCTCTGCAATACCAGGGCAGTCTCTGGGCTGTGCACCAGTGAGGCCGCAGCAGCATTTTAGGAACCTAGTGGTCCTAAGCCCTGAGTCTGTGCTAGAGGAACGAGCACAGGAACTGGAGTCACACACACCTTGCTTTGAATCCTAACAGCAAATTACTAGTTGATATCACAGAACAAGTCAATGAAGCTCCTGAAGGCTCACTTTCCTTATATGTGAAATGGGCTTAAAACCTTGAGGGACTGTTGTGTAGACTAgggaatgcacacacacacacatgcatgcacacacccCATCTGGTGTAGGGTCTGAAATTCAGTAAATGGCAGAGGTACTATTAGGATAAGTTTTGttctagaactaaaaaaaaaaagtcctatatTAAAACAACCCTGAAAACTAATATAAGTGAGGTACCACATCACCAGAGCTTTTCCAGGCTTAGGATTGGGTTTGAAATATTATCTGTACCCAAGGGAGGACCTAGAAGGTTATTAATGAGGGCcggacgggacttccctggtggtccagtgggtaagactccatgctcccgaagcagggggcctgggttcagttcctggttggggaactagatccggcatgcatgccgcaactaagaggcCCGCATGCCAGCGAGTGCTGAAATGAAGACCCTGCGGGCAACAAGTAAGAGCcagggcagccaaaataaataaataaataaataaaaatcagtgtgGGCAGGAGATAAGAGGCGGGGCGGGGCAAGGCCTCGGAGAGGGGCGGGAGAGGGGCAGGCTGCACTTACGGCGCTCCGCCCGGTGCCTCTCGGTCTGGGCGAAGTACTGGCGTAGCTCCTCCGTGATCTCCATGTTGCTCACGTCGCATTCTATGCCGCCATCGTCGGACTcgctctctttctccttctccttctctgcgGGCCAAGCTGGCCCTTTTCTGCCGCGTGGATGTGGTCCACGCCTGCCAGCATGTGAATGACTGTGGTGGGAGTCCCGGGAGGCTGGGGGATGCTCGTGGCAGGACCGAGGCCTTCTGCCCTCCTTAGCATAAGCGCTCTGGGGAAGGCCCATGGCAGAAAAGTACCACGGGGACGTGAAGAAAGATTCCATGGCCTTCCGATAGGCATTCTGGTGGCTGCGCATCCACGCCATCGCTTGATGGTAATGTTGCCAGTATCTTGCGTAGACCGGATGAGAGGACCAAGACCCCAGAGCTTGTGCTGTTGCCggctacaaaacaaaaagaaatgtacGCTAGACACCACGTGGTTCAGCCTCAAGAGAAACCTTCAAACGTTCAATCAACTAACCGTGTGTTTACTGGGTATCTACTAAATATCTCCTCTCCACGAGGGTGCTACGGGGCCAAGGAGAATATAAGACAGGTCCACACCCACGACGGGCACCAGGCGTGTGCACACTTGCTCTGGAGTACATGCGCGTGAGGCACACAGAGAACAATTAGTGTGAGGTTACGGCCCATTAAAAAGTGGGGACAGAGGCTAATAATGATCATTTCTAGATGAGACGCAGGGGGCAAGAGGACCCGATGTCTATCATCTTGGGCCTTTCTACCCACTGTGATTAAATGACTAATTCCAAGTTAGAAACGCCTGCCAAGAACCACAGGAACGGGTGAGCATCATGCTCTCtggcccctccctctctgccccctaAACACGTGCTGGCGGCCCACTCCTCAGTGCCTGGGACAAAAGATGACGAGCAACACACCCGGTGGTGCTCTGCCTTGAGTTTTCTGCTGTATTTCTTTGGTCTTCTCCATCATGCAATGAGACGCCAAGACCTTAAAGACCAAAACTTACCTTTTTTctcatcagttaaaaaaaaaaaaacttacctctGCTGCCATCTCTGATTGTGAAAGTCCAAACGAGCGCCGAAACTAGGAAAGAACAAGCACAGTGCAGACGTCTGCTCAGTCCAGGGGTGTGATATTCGTAGCTATTTTGCGGTTTGCATAGCAGCTCCTCAGAGGCTGCTCTCTCCCCAGGACGGTGCCTGATCTTCACGCAACACACCACGACAGGACCGACACCTGGGCTAGTGGTCTGAAAAGGAGGGATCCCCTTAGGTGTGATTCAGTGGCTCAAAGGACACTGCATTTTTCAAGTATAGTACTTGTTTCCCTATTGAAAGTAAAGTCCACGAGAGTAACCACATAAATAGCTAGACATACgtatgtaaaaaataatacaaagaacatGAACTAAAAATGTACAACTATTACTTTATTTACTAACCCATAGTTCATACCAACGCGTATTTAAATTAaccctggagggcttccctggtggcgcagtagttaagaatccgcctgccaatgcaggggacacgggttcgagccctggtctgggaagatcccacatatcgcggagcaactaagcccgtgcgccacaactactgagcctgcgctctagagcccgcgagccacaactactgaagcctgcgtgcctagagcccgtgctctgcaacaagagaagccacggcaatgagaagcccgcgcaccgcaaggaagagtagcccccgctcaccgcaactagagaaagcccacgcccagcaacaaagacccactgcagccaaaaattaaataaatgaataaataaatttatatatttttaaaaagttcataaaaaaaaataaagtaaattaaccCTGGATCTCCCAGAGGCCTGAGTAGAATAGAATACATCTTGCCAACTCACTGGAAACCTTTGTTGGGTCTTGCTGCAGGCCTGGGACTTGGAGAAGCCTCTCTAAATAAAACAACTCTCTCGGCTGGGTTGTACCCTGGGCTTTAAGCCCCCCAAACGCACCTCGCTTTGGTTTTGACTGCAAAAAGCATCTTTCAGCCAGCGTGTGACACTACACTCTCCCTGCCTACCCACGCTGCCTGCGTCTCTGCGGGAGGAGGAACTGGTCACTTGGAGACTCCACCAAGTGACCGCGTAGAATACCTTTGCCCAACAGCCTTGCTCTGCCAGGATTTACTCCTTTCCGTGCTAGCTACCTCTTGTGATTTATTGGTATGTCAGGAAACACCTCAAGGTAAAGTTTAATCTGCATCTGCACCTTTTACAACCTATTTAAAACACACTtcaattttttcccttctgttcaAGGGTTCAGAGATGCTCAAGGGCCAGCCGACACCAGAATgtactttaagaaaaagttaaacaaaagcAATAGCCTAAAATGCATGAGAATTTAAGCATCTATGAGACAAAACCCCTAACACAATGTGATGCTGAGCAAACAGGTACTTGGGTTTTgaaactctggaaatcagatacCGAAGGAGTCCTATTTTTCCTACTTTACTTTATTATAgggtagaattttaaaatctccaagccttaagaaataaacttattttgtAATCTCCACCAGATGTTTTGCTATGGTTAATGCGGAACACTGAGATGTTAAATTGACCACATCTTTGAAGATTTAGCCTAAAGAGCACgattcacattctttttaaatataataagcTTTCAAAGAGGGTGTTTCCAAGAGGGCTGACATGGTCTTCTGTAAATTTATCTTAAACACAGCCCACACTTCCTGTTCCCTGTTCTaaattcacaaacacacacacatgcagtgaATGTAAACCGGGGAAAAGCTAACAAGTACAGTGAAAATACAAGCGTAAATTATTGTTCACATTACTTTACAACTATAATTTAAAGGCTTAAAACATAAACAATTATCTGAAAACCTGGCTAACTGCTATGTGCTTTATAGGCTACCgaagaaatacatataaaaacagtCAATACAACTAAGGGGCTAACCACCTACAGAAGTAAAACCAACACAAAAGAAATTACAGCAGAAATCGGTATACACTTGAGTGCTAAAGTGTAAGGTGCAGCCTTTAAGTGGCTAATTCACGCCAGCCAGGTTTTATACGTCTACCACTGAAATCTGAACAGCTTCCTGAGTGCCTGAAGCACAAAATGACATTAAAGTGAACTCCATGTGTATCTTAATCAAATTTGTTTTAGAGATTAACAATTAGCAtaggaattaaatttaaaaagcctgTGAGACATCTGCGCATCTTAGGGAAATTAAGAGTTTTGAATCCAGACTTCTATGCCTTATAAAATACGTACTTAGAACCAGATCAATGTAAATGTTAATTATCTCGAACTAGGAGATCTGAGAGCTTCagatatgtaataaatattattgtgATTGAACACTACTGCAGACCTCAGACAATCCTGTTTTTACTTATAATTGGGAAAATCCAGCCTGGCTTTAGAAGCAGTAGTACCAGTATTCTGAAAATGCACAAGATGGCTTACGAGAGGCTCCCTTCTGCAGAGCTAGAAGTTAGGCATGCGTGGTAGAGTAAACAACTGTTTAAGAGGTTCAAGTGTAATTCAACGAGTGCCCCAGGCTGTTCAAATGCCAATGGCTGTGATTAAAAAGGGAtgggcagaaactaacacaccattgtaaaagttatactccaataaagatgttaaaaaaaaaaataaataaatacaaagaaaaaaatattacaagcggcaagggaaaaacaacaaataacatacaagggaatccccataaggttaacagctgatctatcaGCAGAAACTGAGGCTGTTCAAATGCCAATGGCTGTGATTAAAAAGGGAtgggcagaaactaacacaccattgtaaaagttatactccaataaagatgttaaaaaaaaaaaaagggggatggGAGTGCTAATTTGAGGAGCGGTGACTTACTTATGCCtttgattcaacaaataatttGATAGAAGGGCTGCCATGTCCCACTGCTCAGAAATCAGGAAAGGCACTCTGGGCACTTTTGCAAGAAAGCAGCCAGGACTGTAGGAGCTGAGATGACGGAAGAAAGCCAGTCCCAGCATTTGGACCAGAAGCCGTTCAGATTCAGCACAGGCTGCTGACTACCTACAAAGCATTATCAACTCATCTGCCGAGATGCTGACCTCTTTTAAGACCCAGGCCATTAAGGAAAGATGAATTTACATTAATCATGGAACACAGGCACCTTTGTCATCGATTTTCTTCTGATTATGCTTTCCTCATCGCTTTGGCCACTGG contains:
- the GEMIN8 gene encoding gem-associated protein 8 isoform X2, which gives rise to MAAEPATAQALGSWSSHPVYARYWQHYHQAMAWMRSHQNAYRKAMESFFTSPWYFSAMGLPQSAYAKEGRRPRSCHEHPPASRDSHHSHSHAGRRGPHPRGRKGPAWPAEKEKEKESESDDGGIECDVSNMEITEELRQYFAQTERHRAERRRQQQLDAARLEDYVNADHDLYRDSRRRSVLPPAEQPGERRRAEMRRLYGASAAKIQAMETAVQLSFDKHCDRKQPKYWPVIPLRF
- the GEMIN8 gene encoding gem-associated protein 8 isoform X1; this encodes MLTSSRPGNILSHAPRLLFPTGNRSLLAHRPGFASYAPSSSTIPLGEKLLRSTRSQVPEKSRRHSGEFRRSFGLSQSEMAAEPATAQALGSWSSHPVYARYWQHYHQAMAWMRSHQNAYRKAMESFFTSPWYFSAMGLPQSAYAKEGRRPRSCHEHPPASRDSHHSHSHAGRRGPHPRGRKGPAWPAEKEKEKESESDDGGIECDVSNMEITEELRQYFAQTERHRAERRRQQQLDAARLEDYVNADHDLYRDSRRRSVLPPAEQPGERRRAEMRRLYGASAAKIQAMETAVQLSFDKHCDRKQPKYWPVIPLRF